In the genome of Pseudomonas sp. LBUM920, one region contains:
- a CDS encoding DUF58 domain-containing protein, which yields MNAGDGIRVTLSELIEMRHRVREVQLFSTPSQRSPLIGLHHSKLRGRGVDFDQVRVYQAGDDVRTIDWRVTARTQEPHTKLFHEERERPIFIMVEQSCRLFFGSGQMFKSVLAAQAASLIGWAALGHNDRVGGLVFGDNEHYEIKPRRSKQSLLQLLNRLVRVNQSLNTESRPEADALGMALRRGREVLRPGSLVIVICDERALTEGAEQQLSLLSRHCDLLLLPISDPLDHALPAAGLLRFAERGAQLELDTLNFDLRQAYKAQAEARIARWELLAQKLRILLMPLSTQSEMVEQLREYLNPQRPVKKQ from the coding sequence CAGGCGATGGCATCCGCGTCACACTCAGCGAATTGATTGAGATGCGCCACCGCGTGCGCGAAGTGCAGCTGTTTTCCACACCGAGCCAGCGCAGCCCGCTGATCGGCCTGCACCATTCCAAGCTGCGTGGGCGTGGCGTCGACTTCGACCAGGTGCGCGTGTACCAGGCCGGCGACGACGTGCGCACCATCGACTGGCGCGTCACGGCGCGCACCCAGGAGCCGCACACCAAACTGTTCCACGAAGAGCGCGAACGCCCGATTTTCATCATGGTTGAGCAAAGTTGCCGGCTGTTTTTCGGCTCTGGCCAAATGTTCAAGTCAGTGCTCGCCGCGCAAGCCGCCAGCCTGATTGGCTGGGCAGCGCTGGGCCATAACGACCGCGTCGGCGGGCTGGTGTTTGGCGACAACGAACACTACGAAATCAAACCCCGGCGCAGCAAACAAAGCTTGTTGCAACTGCTCAACCGCCTGGTGCGCGTCAACCAGAGCCTCAACACCGAGAGCCGCCCCGAAGCCGACGCGTTGGGCATGGCGCTGCGCCGTGGCCGCGAAGTGCTGCGCCCAGGCAGCCTGGTGATTGTGATCTGCGACGAGCGCGCGCTGACCGAAGGCGCAGAGCAACAGCTCAGCCTGCTGTCTCGGCACTGCGACCTGCTGCTGTTGCCGATTTCAGACCCGCTGGACCACGCCCTGCCCGCCGCCGGGCTGTTACGTTTTGCCGAGCGAGGCGCACAACTGGAACTCGACACGCTGAACTTCGACTTGCGCCAGGCCTACAAAGCCCAGGCCGAAGCCCGCATCGCGCGTTGGGAGCTGCTGGCGCAAAAGCTGCGAATCCTGCTGATGCCATTGAGCACGCAAAGCGAAATGGTCGAGCAACTGCGCGAATACCTCAACCCGCAACGCCCGGTTAAAAAGCAATGA
- a CDS encoding DUF4381 domain-containing protein, whose amino-acid sequence MSSLDQLQPLIAPPAIGFWPPAPGWWLLLLVIPLLGWGLWSLRRFLPKRRPVARAEQPLDPLRIAALAELALMPKPYDGAPAGAWLQQLNGLLKRLCRNDYPYSQSHTLNGRKWLAFLDNRCPAAGLTRWMVLVEGAYKPECKLDDKAIAGLTQAVDTWIRKHV is encoded by the coding sequence ATGAGCAGCCTCGACCAACTGCAACCTTTGATCGCCCCGCCGGCAATCGGATTCTGGCCGCCTGCGCCAGGGTGGTGGCTGTTACTGCTGGTGATTCCGCTGCTTGGCTGGGGGCTGTGGTCGCTGCGCCGTTTCCTGCCCAAGCGCCGCCCGGTGGCCCGCGCCGAACAGCCGCTGGACCCACTACGCATCGCCGCCCTCGCCGAGCTGGCGTTGATGCCCAAACCCTACGACGGCGCGCCCGCCGGTGCCTGGCTGCAGCAACTCAACGGCCTGCTCAAGCGCCTGTGCCGCAACGACTACCCCTACAGCCAGAGCCACACCCTCAATGGCCGCAAATGGCTGGCGTTCCTCGACAACCGCTGCCCGGCTGCCGGCCTCACGCGCTGGATGGTCCTGGTAGAAGGCGCTTACAAACCCGAATGCAAACTCGACGACAAGGCCATCGCCGGCCTGACCCAAGCCGTCGACACCTGGATTCGCAAACATGTTTGA